AAATTATGGTTTATGGGATGGAGAATATGTTTTACCGGAGGGCTGGGTTGAAGAAAGCACTGCTGTGCACTCTGCCCTGGAAGAAGAACGGACCGATCGAGGAGGCTACGGCTACATGTGGTGGGTTGAAGTAGATGGCCGGCATTTTGGCAGTGTGGATCGGGTACCGGAAGGAACCTACACCGGGCGAGGTGCCAGAGGGCATGTACTTGCAGTAGTACCAAAACTTGACCTTGTTTTCGTTCACAGAACCAATACGGCAGTTTCAGGTCAGCGAACTACCTATGATGACATCGGCAGGGTTTTTGAACTTGTTGTTGATGCCCTCGAAACATCCAATTAAACCGAATTACTAAATATATGTATAAGCTTTCAACAATCACTTCCTTCCTGATTTTCCTCTTTATATCAATGAGTGTACATCAGAGCTTTTCCCAGAACCTGGTGATTGCAGGAGGAGGAGGCCTTTCTGATGAAATTCGTCTCCATCTCCTGTCCCTTAGTGAAAAGGAACAGCCAAATGTACTGATTATTCCACATGCCACTGCTGAGGACAACTGGACTGCCCGCGGTGAACAGCAAACGGAAGTGTTCAACACATTAGGAGCTGAACATGTTTCGGTTTTGGAGCTGGATAACCGGGAAGAAGCGATAAGGCTGATTGAAAGGAGTGACGTGATCTGGATGCCGGGCGGAAGCCAGCAGCGGCTGATGAACGCATTGGTTGAAGCCGGTGTGGCCGATGCCGTGAGGCAGCATGTGGCATCGGGGATCCCAACGGGAGGAACCAGTGCCGGTGCGGCAATAATGAGTAAAACGATGATCGCCAACAGCGAGCGTGATGAGGAGACAGGGGCTCTCTTGCCAGTGATGTCGGAAGGGCTGGGATTTTGGGAAGAGGTGATCATCGATCAGCACTTTTCAGAACGAAACCGTCTCGAACGCCTGGAGTATGCTGTTGAAAACCATCCCGGGTATGTTGGGATCGGTATTGATGAAGGCACTGCTGTTGTGTTTGATGGAAGCCAATTTAAGGTGATTGGAGAAGGCACGGTTACGGTGGTTTCCAATACAGGCAGCAGTGTTGATGTCAGGGTTTTAGATAGCGGAGTAACGGTCAATACGGAAGGTTTTTCAGGGCTTCAAAAACCATTCAAAGATGAAGTTTTTGCTTTGGCCGACAAAGAGATAGTTCAGCAGGCATTCCGTTTTATAAAAGAGTATGACGATCAAACTGTGGCCAACCAGATTCACATCACGGAAATACCTGCACCCCCTTTTTCGGAAGAACGTCGTGCGGCAAGGTATGCGGAAATGATGCGTGAATTTGGCCTTACTGATGTAACCATTGATGAAGAGGGTAACGCCCTTGGCAGGCGCCCGGGCCGATCGGGTGACCGAACCATCGTCTTTTCTGCCCATCTCGATACTGTTTTCCCTGAGGAGACCGATGTGACCGTAACCGTTCGCAACGATACACTTTTTGCGCCTGGAATTTCCGACGATGGAAGGGGGCTTACTACGCTGCTCACTGTGCTAAAAACCATGGAAGAACTGGGTATCGAAACCGAAGATGATATCCTCTTTGTCGGTACAGTGGGCGAAGAGGGTCTCGGTGATCTGAGAGGTGTGAAATACCTGTTCAGGGAAGACGGCCCTCAAATTGATGCGTTTATTTCTGTGGATGGAAGCCACGGCACGCGAATTGTTAACCAGGCCCTCGGGTCGTACCGGTATCGGGTTACCTTTAATGGCACCGGCGGACACTCCTGGGGTGCTTTTGGCACTGCAAATCCGGCGCATGCCCTCGGTCGTGCCATACATCATTTTGATGAAATGGCATCCGAATATGTAGCTGAGGGTCCGCGCACAAGCTATAATGTGGGCCGGATCGGGGGAGGGACTTCCGTCAACTCCGTACCGTTTTCAAACTGGATGGAGGTGGATATGCGCTCGGTTGATCAGGCCCGGCTGTATGATATGGATGAAATTCTTAAAACAGCGGTTCAGCGTGGAGTTGATGAAGCCAATGAAGTTCGTACCCGGGGTGGTGAGTTGTCTGCTGATCTGGATATGATCGGAAAGAGGCCTTCGGGAGATATTGCCCCGTCTGTTCCATTTATCCAGAGAGCCAAAGCAGCAACCGTCTATTTTGGTGATGACTATGTATTACGCCGCTCTTCAACCGATTCGAATGTATCGATTTCTTTGGGAATCCCATCCATGACACTTGGCGGAGGTGGCAGCAGCGGTGGCGCTCACTCCCTTGATGAATGGTGGTACAATAATGA
The window above is part of the Rhodohalobacter sp. SW132 genome. Proteins encoded here:
- a CDS encoding cyanophycinase, translating into MYKLSTITSFLIFLFISMSVHQSFSQNLVIAGGGGLSDEIRLHLLSLSEKEQPNVLIIPHATAEDNWTARGEQQTEVFNTLGAEHVSVLELDNREEAIRLIERSDVIWMPGGSQQRLMNALVEAGVADAVRQHVASGIPTGGTSAGAAIMSKTMIANSERDEETGALLPVMSEGLGFWEEVIIDQHFSERNRLERLEYAVENHPGYVGIGIDEGTAVVFDGSQFKVIGEGTVTVVSNTGSSVDVRVLDSGVTVNTEGFSGLQKPFKDEVFALADKEIVQQAFRFIKEYDDQTVANQIHITEIPAPPFSEERRAARYAEMMREFGLTDVTIDEEGNALGRRPGRSGDRTIVFSAHLDTVFPEETDVTVTVRNDTLFAPGISDDGRGLTTLLTVLKTMEELGIETEDDILFVGTVGEEGLGDLRGVKYLFREDGPQIDAFISVDGSHGTRIVNQALGSYRYRVTFNGTGGHSWGAFGTANPAHALGRAIHHFDEMASEYVAEGPRTSYNVGRIGGGTSVNSVPFSNWMEVDMRSVDQARLYDMDEILKTAVQRGVDEANEVRTRGGELSADLDMIGKRPSGDIAPSVPFIQRAKAATVYFGDDYVLRRSSTDSNVSISLGIPSMTLGGGGSSGGAHSLDEWWYNNEGHKGIQRAFLILLSEVKLAE